In one Lolium rigidum isolate FL_2022 chromosome 3, APGP_CSIRO_Lrig_0.1, whole genome shotgun sequence genomic region, the following are encoded:
- the LOC124699313 gene encoding uncharacterized protein LOC124699313 has protein sequence MAYRRKQQGPVGADDRRTPQPQGSAASSYTSMDSMREPNKLGLWGSLARKAKGILDEDAAAHKFDDYGKGQTTRKPDSSIGAQAPQSRWSFDNYGGTERSEPRKRSEALAASVNQFGGRIRNALEEGLIIVDNKTSNIIEETKKIQIRRKPNGSSPYMQNPAADTFTPPSFSQKAEAAAQETQLKASRDVANAMAAKAKLVLRELKTVKADLAFAKQRCSQLEEENKMLRETKQKGVKTEEDDDLIRMQLEALLAEKSRLAQENSMYARENRFLREIVDFHQFTGHDVVSFRDSETKYNKPEDRSYSYAENMFPVVDAYLDQEEVSPVPSRSESPIVSRDEPSSPKSSNSVSNAANSPRNSSKPNELVPDKD, from the exons ATGGCCTACCGCCGGAAGCAGCAGGGTCCCGTCggcgccgacgatcgccggactcCCCAACCCCAG GGTTCGGCTGCCTCGTCGTACACGTCAATGGATAGCATGCGTGAGCCTAATAAGCTTGGATTGTGGGGATCTTTGGCAAGAAAAGCCAAGGGGATTCTCGACGAGGATGCTGCCGCGCACAAGTTCGACGACTATGGGAAAGGCCAAACCACTCGCAAGCCTGACTCGTCGATTGGAGCTCAG GCCCCCCAGTCTCGTTGGTCATTCGACAACTATGGAGGGACTGAAAGGAGTGAGCCTCGGAAGAGGTCGGAGGCACTCGCTGCTTCTGTCAACCAGTTTGGTGGAAGAATCAGAAATGCCTTGGAA GAAGGTCTCATCATTGTCGATAATAAGACATCAAACATAATTGAGGAAACAAAGAAGATACAAATTAGAAGAAAGCCTAATGGTTCCAGTCCGTATATGCAGAACCCTGCTGCAGATACATTCACCCCTCCCAGTTTCTCACAGAAAGCTGAAGCTGCAGCCCAGGAGACCCAATTAAAAGCTTCTCGCGAC GTTGCTAATGCGATGGCTGCTAAAGCAAAACTTGTACTCCGCGAACTAAAAACCGTTAAAGCTGACCTAGCTTTTGCTAAGCAGCGATGCAGTCAGCTAGAAGAAGAGAACAAAATGTTACGTGAAACTAAGCAGAAAGGGGTCAAAACTGAAGAGGATGATGACCTG ATCCGAATGCAACTGGAGGCATTGCTGGCTGAGAAATCAAGGTTGGCACAGGAGAACTCCATGTATGCCCGTGAAAACCGGTTCCTCCGTGAAATAGTAGATTTTCACCAGTTCACTGGTCACGATGTTGTCTCCTTTCGTGATAGCGAAACGAAATACAACAAACCAGAAGATAGAAGTTACAGCTATGCAGAAAATATGTTTCCAGTGGTTGATGCTTATTTGGATCAGGAAGAAGTATCCCCTGTGCCCTCCAGGTCAGAATCTCCAATTGTCAGCCGGGACGAGCCATCATCCCCAAAGTCCAGCAATTCTGTAAGCAATGCTGCCAATTCACCGAGGAACTCCTCAAAGCCAAATGAGTTGGTACCTGACAAAGATTGA